The DNA window AACACCCATACGCCGTCCACCTCGCGAACATCCTCGACGTACAGTTGGCAAAGCTCCTCAAGGCGCGCCCCGGTGAAGACGCAGAGCAGCGGGATCCAGAACATGTACGGCTGCTTGAAGCTGTCCCCCCGGTACCCCTTGGCGTTGAACATTGTTGCCAGGTCTTCGGGAGTGAACACCGCCCGGGCCCCATCCATGCGCTCGTTCCTGGTGCGCAGTTTCAATCCCCTGGCGTAGTTCTCCTTGAGATAGCCGTGCCGCACGCACCACTCGAAGAAGCTCGAAATATTTGTCACGATGTTATTGAAAGTTGTCTTGCCGAGACGCTTCTTTGGCGCCGCGCGCAAAATCTCCGCGATGCTCTTGTCCCGGTATTCCTTGGACTTCTTCCGGTTGGGCGGCAACTGCATGAGGGTCGTTTTGAAGGTGCGCATGGCCGCAAAGTCGATGCTGCTGACAGGCACGTCACCAAGAATGTCGATGAGATTGTGAAGCGTCGAAACAATGTCTCCCGTGCTGCGCTCGGTCCAGTTTCCGGCAAGCGTCTGGTCCTGGACGTACTCCTCGATGACCTTGGACAGGGTGACCGCAGGTGCCGCTGGTCCGCCTGACTTCACTTCGGTCGACAGGGAGTCCAGGAATTCCTCGGACTGGGGCGGGTACAGTGTCTTCTCAAAGTTGAAGTCGCCCTGGCTCCGGCGGGTGCAGATCGTGTAGTAATTGATGAAGTGCTTGGCGATCTCGTGCGCGAGCATCCGCCGCTTGACCGGATCCTCCGGGAATTCGACCCCAACGTCCTCCTCGCAGAAGACGCGGGCAAGGCCTTCGAGCCGGGCATAATCCCGCCTAGCCAATATCCCCTTGAAATAGGCGATGCGCTTCTCGGTGTCCCCGGGCAGGTAGTCCATCTCCTTGGGATAGTTTTTCACGCAGTCGGTGAAGCGCTGCATTTCGTTCTCTTCGAGCGCATCCCGGAAGATTGTGTCGACGAATTCCCTGACGTCCTTCAAATCCTCGTCCACGAAGCCTCCCTCCCTGGTCATGCGCCCAAGCATGCGAAAGACATCCCGCACGGCGAGGGCGAGGCGCTTTGCCTTCATCCGCGCCTCGGCAACATACCCTGTGCCAAGGCTGCGCCGCAACTCGCGGCAACCAAGGGCCGCGCGGTGCTCGCGCGGCACAGCGTGGCGGAAGTAGTAGGTGTTTCCCTTCAGGAGAAGATGGCTGGTCCCGGCAGCGCTTCGCATGGCTCGCCCCAAAGTGGGTTCGAAGGGCTTTTGACCCAGTCGTTGACCCAGTCTTTGACCCAACGGGCGAATTTCGCGCTTTCAGACCTTTTGCGGCTTTTCCCGGCCCCAAAAAGGGAAAGGGTTCCAGCCTGTTGGCTGAAACCCTTTCTGAAAAGTGGTGCCGAAGGGGAGACTCGAACTCCCACGGCCTTGCGACCACTAGACCCTGAACCTAGCGTGTCTACCAATTCCACCACTTCGGCACGAGGAAGAGACCTCTATCCATTCCCGCGCCAAGGGTCAAGAGTTTTTGCGGACGGTTTTTGCGTGACACGAGATTTTTCTCGTTTTTCGTCCCGCCGCCATCTCACGGTCTGCATCGACGCAATACAGCGCCTGGCCGCTACACGAACCGCCGCTCCTTCGGAGCGAACCGCGAACCGGTTGCGGGCGCCATGCGCCCAAGCGCGCCCCCAGCCCTAGGGGCACCCCTCCCCCGCGCGCCTCAGAAATTCCACGACCGCCCCGACCCGAACCGCAGACATCCGGATCACGCACCCCCCCTCCCTTGCACTCGGCCATCAATTGCGGTAGCCAAGCGGGGCCGCGTCCGGCGGCCTGGAATGCTTGCATGATCGTGGTCAACGACTGCGCCGAACTCGAAGGTAGCCTCAGCGCTTCCTGCGTCACCATCGGCAACTTCGACGGCGTCCACAAGGGACACCAGAAACTCATTCAGGGGGTCGTCCACCACGCCCGCACGCACGGACAGCTCTCCGTGGTCGTGACCTTCGAGCCGCACCCCATGCGTGTGCTCACGGGCAGAAACACCCCGCCATTCATCACCCTGCTCGACCAGAAGCTCGAACTCATCTCGGCGCTCGGCGTCGAGTGCGCCTTGGTACTGCCCTTCACCCGCGCCCTGGCGGAACTCCCGCCGCGCGACTTCGTGAAACGCATCCTGGTGGACGGCCTGAAGACCCGCCACCTGGCCATCGGCTATGACTACGCCTTCGGCAAGGGCCGCGCGGGCAATTACGAACTCCTGACGCAACTCGGCTGCGAATTCGGCTTCACGGTGGAACGGCTGGACCCGGTGATCATCAACGAGGCGGTGGTCAGCTCCACGCGCATCCGCGACCTCGTTCTCGCGGGCGATGTCTGGGAACTGCCGCCTCTGCTGGGCCGTTTCTACCAGTTCAAGGGCCGTGTGGTGCCCGGCGCGGGGCGCGGCGCGCGCCTCTTGGGCTTTCCCACGGCCAATCTCGAA is part of the Alkalidesulfovibrio alkalitolerans DSM 16529 genome and encodes:
- a CDS encoding DUF6538 domain-containing protein, whose product is MRSAAGTSHLLLKGNTYYFRHAVPREHRAALGCRELRRSLGTGYVAEARMKAKRLALAVRDVFRMLGRMTREGGFVDEDLKDVREFVDTIFRDALEENEMQRFTDCVKNYPKEMDYLPGDTEKRIAYFKGILARRDYARLEGLARVFCEEDVGVEFPEDPVKRRMLAHEIAKHFINYYTICTRRSQGDFNFEKTLYPPQSEEFLDSLSTEVKSGGPAAPAVTLSKVIEEYVQDQTLAGNWTERSTGDIVSTLHNLIDILGDVPVSSIDFAAMRTFKTTLMQLPPNRKKSKEYRDKSIAEILRAAPKKRLGKTTFNNIVTNISSFFEWCVRHGYLKENYARGLKLRTRNERMDGARAVFTPEDLATMFNAKGYRGDSFKQPYMFWIPLLCVFTGARLEELCQLYVEDVREVDGVWVLDINENPGSDGKRDKHLKTASSIRLIPIHPVLLDLGVLRFHASVVKSGEKRLFPELKKIRNRYGHAVSKWFSRFRKSVGLDSELHDLHAFRHTVIDFFKKQRIPKDIYSDVTGHAQEGTAESVYAKAHTPTLLLQEVVEKIDYGLDLSHLNGSKFGNGATQDRKG
- a CDS encoding bifunctional riboflavin kinase/FAD synthetase; translation: MIVVNDCAELEGSLSASCVTIGNFDGVHKGHQKLIQGVVHHARTHGQLSVVVTFEPHPMRVLTGRNTPPFITLLDQKLELISALGVECALVLPFTRALAELPPRDFVKRILVDGLKTRHLAIGYDYAFGKGRAGNYELLTQLGCEFGFTVERLDPVIINEAVVSSTRIRDLVLAGDVWELPPLLGRFYQFKGRVVPGAGRGARLLGFPTANLEPIDELIPKRGVYAVWAEVMEENAPPPTMAVCNVGHNPTFGEHGLTVEVHIMNLDRDLYGRTLRIHFVQRLRDEMTFAGPSPLVERIKEDIRLACRILGAPGAEP